In one window of Gossypium arboreum isolate Shixiya-1 chromosome 4, ASM2569848v2, whole genome shotgun sequence DNA:
- the LOC108460440 gene encoding potassium transporter 4-like yields the protein MGPESGVSIPSPPRNPSSLSWVNLSRNLILAYQSLGVVYGDLSTSPLYVYSSTFIGNLQDHQNEDAIFGAFSLIFWTLTLIPLLKYVFIMLGADDSGEGGTFALYSLLCRHAKFSLLPNQQAADEELSAYKYGPSMQVATGSPLKRFLEKHKALRTALLVVVLFGASMVIGDGVLTPAISVLSSVSGLQVTEKKLASGEIVVLACVILVGLFALQHFGTRRVAFMFAPIVIIWLVSIFSIGLYNIIFWNPKIVRAISPYYIIKFFRETGKDGWFSLGGILLSVTGTEAMFADLGHFTALSIRLAFAFVVYPCLVVQYMGQAAFLSRNPQKVLNSFYDSIPGPVFWPIFVIATLATIVGSQAIITATFSLIKQCHALGCFPRVKVVHTSKHILGQIYIPEINWILMILTLAITIGFQSTTLIGNAYGLACITVMFITTFLMALVVTFVWQKSVLLAAMFLVFFWFSEGVYLSAALMKVPQGGWVPLVLSVIFMLVMYIWHYGTRKKYNFDLHNKVSLKWLLGLGPSLGIVRVPGIGLIYSELATGVPAIFSHFVTNLPAFHKVLVFVCVKSVPVPYVSPEERFLIGRVCPRPYRMYRCIVRYGYKDIQRDDGDFEDQLIQSISEFIQMEAGDAQFCSSESSSYDGRLAVISSRTIQSSSSLIVTEREDCDGIESIQSSKSLMLKSLRSAYPDDENPGVRRRHVRFEVAASPGMDTGVREELMDLIEAKEAGVAYIMGHSYVKARRSSSYLKKLVIDMGYSFLRKNCRGPSVALNIPHINLIEVGMIYYV from the exons ATGGGGCCGGAATCAGGAGTTTCGATTCCTTCTCCTCCGCGAAATCCTTCCTCG CTTTCATGGGTCAATCTCTCCAGGAACCTAATATTAGCATACCAGAGCCTCGGGGTGGTGTATGGAGACCTGAGCACTTCACCTCTTTATGTTTACTCAAGCACGTTCATAGGGAACTTGCAGGATCATCAGAATGAAGATGCAATATTTGGAGCATTTTCCTTGATTTTTTGGACCCTTACATTGATACCCCttcttaaatatgtgtttatcATGCTGGGTGCAGATGATAGCGGTGAAG GTGGCACTTTTGCTCTTTACTCGCTGCTTTGTAGGCATGCAAAATTTAGCTTGCTTCCCAATCAGCAAGCAGCTGATGAAGAACTCTCCGCCTACAAATATGGGCCCTCGATGCAGGTGGCCACTGGTTCTCCATTGAAGCGATTTTTGGAGAAGCATAAAGCGTTAAGGACAGCCCTTCTTGTTGTGGTACTCTTTGGTGCTTCTATGGTCATAGGTGATGGTGTGCTCACTCCGGCAATATCAG TTCTGTCATCCGTTTCTGGACTTCAAGTTACTGAAAAGAAATTAGCTAGTG GTGAAATTGTCGTGCTTGCTTGTGTCATATTGGTGGGCCTATTTGCCCTGCAGCATTTTGGAACACGCAGGGTAGCTTTTATGTTTGCACCAATTGTGATCATCTGGCTGGTATCAATTTTTTCCATTGGCTTGTACAACATAATATTTTGGAACCCAAAGATTGTTCGCGCTATTTCCCCATATTATATTATCAAGTTCTTTAGAGAGACCGGTAAAGATGGCTGGTTTTCGCTAGGAGGGATCCTTCTTTCAGTAACTG GCACCGAAGCTATGTTTGCAGACCTTGGTCATTTCACTGCCTTATCAATTAGG CTTGCATTTGCATTCGTAGTATACCCATGTCTGGTTGTCCAATACATGGGTCAGGCTGCGTTCTTGTCAAGAAACCCACAAAAAGTTCTTAACAGTTTTTATGACTCAATTCCTG GTCCGGTTTTTTGGCCTATCTTTGTGATTGCGACCCTTGCAACTATTGTTGGGAGTCAGGCTATTATAACTGccactttttctttaattaaacaatgccatGCCCTTGGATGCTTCCCTCGAGTCAAAGTAGTTCACACCTCAAAACATATACTTGGACAGATCTACATCCCAGAAATAAACTGGATACTCATGATACTTACTCTTGCAATAACTATTGGATTTCAAAGTACTACTTTAATTGGAAATGCTTATG GACTTGCATGCATTACGGTGATGTTTATTACAACGTTTCTCATGGCTCTTGTGGTAACCTTTGTTTGGCAGAAAAGTGTTTTACTTGCTGCTATGTTCCTTGTGTTCTTCTGGTTTAGTGAAGGGGTCTACTTATCAGCAGCACTCATGAAAGTGCCTCAAGGAGGATGGGTGCCTCTTGTGCTGTCTGTCATCTTTATGTTGGTTATGTACATATGGCACTATGGGACTCGCAAGAAGTACAACTTTGACCTGCACAACAAAGTATCACTGAAATGGTTGCTTGGCTTGGGTCCTAGCCTCGGTATTGTGCGTGTGCCTGGGATAGGCCTCATTTACTCTGAACTGGCAACAGGAGTCCCTGCAATATTTTCCCACTTTGTCACAAACCTGCCAGCGTTCCATAAGGTGCTGGTTTTTGTTTGTGTGAAATCAGTTCCAGTCCCATATGTTTCGCCAGAAGAACGCTTTCTTATTGGTCGGGTATGCCCCAGGCCATATCGTATGTATAGGTGCATTGTCAGGTATGGGTACAAAGATATCCAGCGAGATGATGGGGATTTTGAGGACCAGCTTATACAAAGCATATCAGAGTTCATCCAGATGGAAGCTGGAGATGCACAATTTTGTAGTTCTGAGAGTTCATCATATGATGGGAGGCTAGCTGTTATAAGTAGCAGGACCATCCAATCAAGCTCGAGTTTAATAGTTACTGAGAGAGAGGATTGTGATGGTATCGAATCCATACAGAGCAGCAAATCCCTAATGTTAAAGAGCTTGCGAAGTGCTTATCCCGATGATGAGAATCCAGGAGTGAGGAGGAGGCATGTGAGGTTCGAAGTAGCAGCAAGTCCAGGTATGGATACAGGTGTTAGGGAAGAGCTGATGGATTTGATAGAGGCAAAGGAAGCAGGGGTTGCATATATAATGGGACATTCATATGTAAAGGCCAGGAGAAGTTCATCATATTTGAAAAAGCTAGTAATAGACATGGGGTATTCATTTCTTAGAAAGAACTGCAGGGGGCCTTCAGTTGCACTAAACATTCCTCACATCAATCTCATTGAAGTTGGAATGATATATTATGTCTAG